One Paenibacillus riograndensis SBR5 DNA segment encodes these proteins:
- a CDS encoding glycoside hydrolase family 130 protein: MKITRHKSNPIVVPGGYEWRKVTVFNPAVIIDNGKFYMIERTAGSLTPCKNFLGLLESEDGVNFTHVKDEPIVTPDMLGFPYGSVQDPRIVKIDGTFYLNYALRPCAMSYYPTGAGVPERSIPTYPDGWGEEEGHWLTRSSILKSDNLLDWEFVADTTPLDINDRDNILFPEKIGGKFVLLRRPEEYVGEAYGTEKAAMWITYSEDLIHWEEPKLLATAGNLSWESRKIGGSAPPVRTDKGWLVLYHGVDENIVYRVGAMLLDLEQPEKIIARTHNFIMEPETYYEKFGFQIPNVIFPTGNVVKDGLLYIYYGVTDTAIALATVPLDELVEHILQEAQ; encoded by the coding sequence ATGAAAATCACAAGACATAAGAGCAACCCGATCGTCGTCCCGGGCGGTTATGAATGGCGCAAGGTTACGGTCTTCAATCCTGCAGTTATTATCGACAACGGGAAATTCTATATGATCGAACGCACTGCCGGTTCCCTGACTCCATGCAAGAACTTTCTGGGCCTGCTGGAGAGCGAGGATGGCGTGAACTTCACCCATGTGAAGGATGAGCCGATTGTGACGCCGGATATGCTGGGATTTCCTTACGGCAGTGTGCAGGACCCGCGGATTGTCAAAATCGACGGAACCTTCTATCTGAACTACGCCCTGCGGCCCTGCGCCATGAGCTATTATCCGACCGGGGCAGGCGTCCCGGAGCGCTCCATTCCAACATACCCGGATGGCTGGGGAGAAGAGGAAGGCCATTGGCTGACCCGGTCCTCCATTCTGAAGTCGGATAACCTGCTGGATTGGGAGTTCGTGGCGGACACAACACCGCTGGATATCAACGACCGGGACAATATTCTGTTCCCTGAGAAAATAGGCGGCAAATTCGTGCTGCTGCGCCGCCCGGAGGAATACGTGGGGGAAGCCTACGGGACCGAAAAGGCTGCCATGTGGATTACGTATTCTGAGGACCTCATTCACTGGGAAGAACCGAAGCTGCTTGCTACCGCCGGGAATCTGTCCTGGGAGTCGCGGAAGATCGGAGGCTCGGCACCGCCGGTGCGCACGGACAAGGGGTGGCTGGTGCTCTACCACGGCGTCGATGAGAACATCGTCTACCGCGTAGGGGCGATGCTGCTGGATTTGGAGCAGCCGGAGAAAATTATTGCCCGGACGCATAATTTCATTATGGAGCCGGAAACATACTACGAGAAATTTGGTTTTCAGATTCCCAATGTGATCTTTCCGACCGGCAATGTGGTCAAGGACGGGCTGCTCTACATCTATTACGGGGTAACGGATACGGCGATT